From Pelosinus fermentans DSM 17108, the proteins below share one genomic window:
- the pseH gene encoding UDP-4-amino-4,6-dideoxy-N-acetyl-beta-L-altrosamine N-acetyltransferase — MLRFDHIREEDLELILSWRTHPSVTQYMYTDISNDIEGQKKWLQWISSDSACCYWLIHYQEKPIGVIGLTDIDANNKRCSWTYYIGDETFRGIGGIIPPYLYNYIFNVLQFKKIIAEVMEGNERIMKLHQLHGYRQVGIYKEHIYKYDRYHDVTVLELLDTEWQRIGKKYKKCIAHFA; from the coding sequence ATGCTGCGATTTGATCATATTAGGGAAGAAGATTTGGAACTGATTTTAAGCTGGCGGACTCATCCGAGCGTTACACAATATATGTACACAGATATTTCTAATGATATTGAGGGACAAAAAAAATGGCTTCAATGGATATCATCTGATTCAGCATGTTGTTACTGGCTGATACATTATCAGGAAAAGCCAATTGGTGTGATTGGACTTACTGATATTGATGCCAATAATAAACGCTGTTCATGGACGTATTATATTGGGGATGAGACATTTCGTGGGATCGGTGGTATCATCCCTCCTTATTTATATAATTATATTTTTAATGTTTTACAGTTTAAGAAAATCATTGCCGAAGTTATGGAGGGCAATGAGCGAATTATGAAACTTCACCAGCTCCATGGCTATCGGCAGGTTGGGATATACAAAGAACATATATATAAGTATGACAGGTATCATGATGTGACGGTTCTGGAACTCTTAGATACAGAGTGGCAGAGAATCGGCAAGAAATACAAGAAATGCATTGCTCATTTTGCATAG